The Glycine soja cultivar W05 chromosome 3, ASM419377v2, whole genome shotgun sequence genome window below encodes:
- the LOC114406861 gene encoding ent-copalyl diphosphate synthase, chloroplastic-like isoform X1, with amino-acid sequence MASHFRLPSFSSSNHFLLTSSSSSSSISLHHFSKSSLGAVSSETNDKQEIRCRAISKPRTQECSDIFQGSLATLKFREINVEDDIEEEQDIGKALVANEIKKRVDTIKSILGSMEDGEITVSAYDTAWVALIEDVHGTGVPQFPSSLEWIAKNQHPDGSWGDKELFSAHDRIINTLACVIALKTWNMHPEKCEKGMAFFRENLGKLQNENVEHMPIGFEVAFPSLLDMARGLDIEVPNNSPILNKIFAMRNVKLTRIPRAMRHKVPTSLLHSLEGMSGLDWKELLKLQSQDGSFLFSPSSTAFALMQTKDQNCHNYLNKVVKRFNGGVPNVYPVDLFEHIWVVDRLERLGISQYFQQEIKDCLSYVYRYWTEKGICWARNSNVQDIDDTAMGFRLLRLHGYQVSADVFKNFERNGEFFCFTGQTTQAVTGMFNLYRATQIMFPGERILEHGKHFSAKFLKEKRAANELVDKWIIMKNLAEEVAYALDVPWYASLPRVETRFYIDQYGGESDVWIGKTLYRMAYVNNNNYLELAKLDYNNCQALHLIEWGRIQKWYSESRLEEFGMNRRTLLLAYFVAAASIFEPEKSRVRLAWAQTSILLETITSYVSDAEMRKAFMKKFSDCLNRRDYSIGWRLNRNRTGHGLAETLVATIDQISWDILVSHGHEIGYDMHRNWEKWLSSWHREGDKCKGQAELLAQTINLCGGHWISEDQVSDPLYQSLLQLTNNLCNKLRCHQKDKELESSNSGTNVNSMITQEEESKMQELVQLVHQKSPTGIDFNIKNTFLTVAKSFYYTAFCDSRTVNFHIAKVLFDEVV; translated from the exons ATGGCTTCTCACTTCCGCCTTCCgtctttctcttcttctaaCCATTTCCTTTtaacatcttcttcttcttcttcttctatctcTCTTCACCACTTCTCCAAATCCTCTCTGG GTGCCGTGTCGTCTGAGACTAACGACAAACAAGAGATAAGATGCAGAGCAATATCCAAACCACGAACACAAG AATGTTCAGACATATTTCAGGGTAGTCTAGCAACGttaaagtttcgtgagattaATGTGGAAGATGACATAGAAGAGGAGCAAGACATTGGG AAGGCTTTGGTGGCAAATGAGATCAAGAAGAGAGTGGACACTATCAAATCAATATTGGGTTCCATGGAAGATGGAGAGATAACAGTATCTGCTTATGACACTGCTTGGGTTGCTCTGATAGAAGATGTTCATGGAACTGGTGTCCCTCAATTTCCATCGAGTCTAGAATGGATAGCGAAAAATCAACACCCCGATGGTTCATGGGGTGATAAGGAATTATTCTCAGCCCATGATCGGATTATTAACACGTTGGCTTGTGTTATTGCATTAAAAACATGGAATATGCACCCTGAAAAGTGTGAGAAag GAATGGCATTTTTTAGAGAGAATCTTGGCAAGCTTCAGAACGAGAATGTAGAGCATATGCCAATTGGTTTTGAAGTAGCCTTTCCATCACTTCTTGACATGGCTCGTGGCTTGGACATTGAAGTGCCGAACAATTCCCCAATCCTTAATAAAATCTTCGCAATGAGAAACGTAAAACTCACAAG AATACCAAGAGCTATGAGGCATAAAGTGCCCACAAGTCTCCTTCATAGCTTGGAAGGGATGTCAGGCCTTGACTGGAAAGAACTTCTAAAACTGCAGTCTCAAGACGGGTCTTTCTTGTTTTCTCCGTCATCCACAGCCTTTGCTCTCATGCAAACTAAGGACCAAAATTGCCACAATTACTTGAATAAAGTGGTCAAGAGGTTCAATGGGGGAG TTCCAAACGTGTATCCAGTGGATTTGTTCGAACATATTTGGGTGGTTGATAGGCTTGAACGTCTAGGAATATCTCAGTATTTTCAGCAAGAGATCAAGGACTGTTTGAGTTATGTTTACAG ATATTGGACTGAAAAGGGTATTTGTTGggcaagaaattcaaatgttcaagaCATTGATGACACGGCAATGGGTTTCAGACTATTAAGATTACACGGTTACCAAGTTTCAGCCG ATGTGTTCAAGAACTTTGAGAGAAATGGTGAATTTTTCTGCTTTACGGGGCAGACCACACAAGCAGTGACAGGAATGTTTAATCTGTATAGGGCCACACAAATCATGTTCCCGGGAGAGAGAATTCTTGAGCACGGGAAGCACTTCTCTGCCAAATTTTTGAAGGAGAAGAGAGCAGCAAATGAGCTTGTAGATAAATGGATCATAATGAAGAACCTGGCAGAAGAG GTTGCGTATGCTTTGGACGTACCATGGTATGCAAGCCTACCTCGAGTGGAGACAAGATTCTACATTGATCAATACGGCGGTGAGAGTGACGTGTGGATAGGCAAAACCCTTTATAG GATGGCATATGTGAACAACAATAACTATCTCGAGCTTGCTAAATTAGATTACAACAATTGCCAGGCACTGCATCTAATAGAGTGGGGGAGAATTCAAAA GTGGTACTCAGAATCTAGATTGGAGGAGTTTGGAATGAACAGAAGAACGCTTCTATTGGCCTATTTTGTGGCAGCAGCAAGCATATTTGAGCCTGAAAAGTCTCGTGTGAGACTAGCGTGGGCACAAACCAGTATCTTACTTGAGACCATAACATCCTATGTTAGTGATGCAGAAATGAGGAAAGCTTTCATGAAAAAATTCAGTGACTGTCTTAACAGGCGAGACTACTCCATTGGCTG GAGGTTGAACAGGAACAGAACAGGACATGGACTCGCTGAGACTTTGGTTGCCACCATAGATCAAATCTCGTGGGATATACTCGTGTCTCACGGTCATGAAATTGGATATGACATGCATCGCAAT TGGGAAAAGTGGCTTTCGAGTTGGCATCGGGAAGGAGACAAATGTAAAGGACAAGCCGAGCTTTTGGCGCAGACAATAAACCTATGTGGCGGGCATTGGATTTCCGAGGATCAAGTGTCGGATCCACTGTATCAGAGTCTCCTTCAACTCACTAACAATCTCTGCAATAAACTTCGTTGCCACCAAAAGGACAAG GAACTTGAGAGCAGCAACAGCGGCACGAATGTAAACAGCATGATCACCCAAGAAGAAGAGTCAAAAATGCAAGAACTCGTGCAATTGGTGCACCAAAAATCTCCAACTGGCATTGATTTCAATATCAAGAATACTTTCCTCACAGTGGCCAAGAGTTTTTACTATACAGCTTTTTGTGATTCAAGGACCGTCAACTTCCATATTGCCAAAGTTCTGTTTGATGAAGTCGTTTAA
- the LOC114406861 gene encoding ent-copalyl diphosphate synthase, chloroplastic-like isoform X2 has protein sequence MASHFRLPSFSSSNHFLLTSSSSSSSISLHHFSKSSLGAVSSETNDKQEIRCRAISKPRTQECSDIFQGSLATLKFREINVEDDIEEEQDIGALVANEIKKRVDTIKSILGSMEDGEITVSAYDTAWVALIEDVHGTGVPQFPSSLEWIAKNQHPDGSWGDKELFSAHDRIINTLACVIALKTWNMHPEKCEKGMAFFRENLGKLQNENVEHMPIGFEVAFPSLLDMARGLDIEVPNNSPILNKIFAMRNVKLTRIPRAMRHKVPTSLLHSLEGMSGLDWKELLKLQSQDGSFLFSPSSTAFALMQTKDQNCHNYLNKVVKRFNGGVPNVYPVDLFEHIWVVDRLERLGISQYFQQEIKDCLSYVYRYWTEKGICWARNSNVQDIDDTAMGFRLLRLHGYQVSADVFKNFERNGEFFCFTGQTTQAVTGMFNLYRATQIMFPGERILEHGKHFSAKFLKEKRAANELVDKWIIMKNLAEEVAYALDVPWYASLPRVETRFYIDQYGGESDVWIGKTLYRMAYVNNNNYLELAKLDYNNCQALHLIEWGRIQKWYSESRLEEFGMNRRTLLLAYFVAAASIFEPEKSRVRLAWAQTSILLETITSYVSDAEMRKAFMKKFSDCLNRRDYSIGWRLNRNRTGHGLAETLVATIDQISWDILVSHGHEIGYDMHRNWEKWLSSWHREGDKCKGQAELLAQTINLCGGHWISEDQVSDPLYQSLLQLTNNLCNKLRCHQKDKELESSNSGTNVNSMITQEEESKMQELVQLVHQKSPTGIDFNIKNTFLTVAKSFYYTAFCDSRTVNFHIAKVLFDEVV, from the exons ATGGCTTCTCACTTCCGCCTTCCgtctttctcttcttctaaCCATTTCCTTTtaacatcttcttcttcttcttcttctatctcTCTTCACCACTTCTCCAAATCCTCTCTGG GTGCCGTGTCGTCTGAGACTAACGACAAACAAGAGATAAGATGCAGAGCAATATCCAAACCACGAACACAAG AATGTTCAGACATATTTCAGGGTAGTCTAGCAACGttaaagtttcgtgagattaATGTGGAAGATGACATAGAAGAGGAGCAAGACATTGGG GCTTTGGTGGCAAATGAGATCAAGAAGAGAGTGGACACTATCAAATCAATATTGGGTTCCATGGAAGATGGAGAGATAACAGTATCTGCTTATGACACTGCTTGGGTTGCTCTGATAGAAGATGTTCATGGAACTGGTGTCCCTCAATTTCCATCGAGTCTAGAATGGATAGCGAAAAATCAACACCCCGATGGTTCATGGGGTGATAAGGAATTATTCTCAGCCCATGATCGGATTATTAACACGTTGGCTTGTGTTATTGCATTAAAAACATGGAATATGCACCCTGAAAAGTGTGAGAAag GAATGGCATTTTTTAGAGAGAATCTTGGCAAGCTTCAGAACGAGAATGTAGAGCATATGCCAATTGGTTTTGAAGTAGCCTTTCCATCACTTCTTGACATGGCTCGTGGCTTGGACATTGAAGTGCCGAACAATTCCCCAATCCTTAATAAAATCTTCGCAATGAGAAACGTAAAACTCACAAG AATACCAAGAGCTATGAGGCATAAAGTGCCCACAAGTCTCCTTCATAGCTTGGAAGGGATGTCAGGCCTTGACTGGAAAGAACTTCTAAAACTGCAGTCTCAAGACGGGTCTTTCTTGTTTTCTCCGTCATCCACAGCCTTTGCTCTCATGCAAACTAAGGACCAAAATTGCCACAATTACTTGAATAAAGTGGTCAAGAGGTTCAATGGGGGAG TTCCAAACGTGTATCCAGTGGATTTGTTCGAACATATTTGGGTGGTTGATAGGCTTGAACGTCTAGGAATATCTCAGTATTTTCAGCAAGAGATCAAGGACTGTTTGAGTTATGTTTACAG ATATTGGACTGAAAAGGGTATTTGTTGggcaagaaattcaaatgttcaagaCATTGATGACACGGCAATGGGTTTCAGACTATTAAGATTACACGGTTACCAAGTTTCAGCCG ATGTGTTCAAGAACTTTGAGAGAAATGGTGAATTTTTCTGCTTTACGGGGCAGACCACACAAGCAGTGACAGGAATGTTTAATCTGTATAGGGCCACACAAATCATGTTCCCGGGAGAGAGAATTCTTGAGCACGGGAAGCACTTCTCTGCCAAATTTTTGAAGGAGAAGAGAGCAGCAAATGAGCTTGTAGATAAATGGATCATAATGAAGAACCTGGCAGAAGAG GTTGCGTATGCTTTGGACGTACCATGGTATGCAAGCCTACCTCGAGTGGAGACAAGATTCTACATTGATCAATACGGCGGTGAGAGTGACGTGTGGATAGGCAAAACCCTTTATAG GATGGCATATGTGAACAACAATAACTATCTCGAGCTTGCTAAATTAGATTACAACAATTGCCAGGCACTGCATCTAATAGAGTGGGGGAGAATTCAAAA GTGGTACTCAGAATCTAGATTGGAGGAGTTTGGAATGAACAGAAGAACGCTTCTATTGGCCTATTTTGTGGCAGCAGCAAGCATATTTGAGCCTGAAAAGTCTCGTGTGAGACTAGCGTGGGCACAAACCAGTATCTTACTTGAGACCATAACATCCTATGTTAGTGATGCAGAAATGAGGAAAGCTTTCATGAAAAAATTCAGTGACTGTCTTAACAGGCGAGACTACTCCATTGGCTG GAGGTTGAACAGGAACAGAACAGGACATGGACTCGCTGAGACTTTGGTTGCCACCATAGATCAAATCTCGTGGGATATACTCGTGTCTCACGGTCATGAAATTGGATATGACATGCATCGCAAT TGGGAAAAGTGGCTTTCGAGTTGGCATCGGGAAGGAGACAAATGTAAAGGACAAGCCGAGCTTTTGGCGCAGACAATAAACCTATGTGGCGGGCATTGGATTTCCGAGGATCAAGTGTCGGATCCACTGTATCAGAGTCTCCTTCAACTCACTAACAATCTCTGCAATAAACTTCGTTGCCACCAAAAGGACAAG GAACTTGAGAGCAGCAACAGCGGCACGAATGTAAACAGCATGATCACCCAAGAAGAAGAGTCAAAAATGCAAGAACTCGTGCAATTGGTGCACCAAAAATCTCCAACTGGCATTGATTTCAATATCAAGAATACTTTCCTCACAGTGGCCAAGAGTTTTTACTATACAGCTTTTTGTGATTCAAGGACCGTCAACTTCCATATTGCCAAAGTTCTGTTTGATGAAGTCGTTTAA